A region from the Brachyspira hampsonii genome encodes:
- a CDS encoding ABC-three component system protein has protein sequence MIIEEKKAICLLQFRQRLLFSSGQEFENLFTTLMYLLYPNDFQQVKPQGRYGDGGNDGYIKGQGIYFQVYSPEKIDPKNTNKIKKKIEKDLEKLINNWDNLEKIKEYNFVFNDNFENIDLTTNQFFIELQNKYQNIDINIKTSHWIINKFADLSLEKQLYILEHIPLNIEGFDFIKLDLFGNVIKYIINNIQIPNNIHSILEAPDFDEKIKVNGLKDFKILLQNAYLQTNILDDFYKSNPEDKMILQKKVINLYKEELYNSINYTSLDSVFYKISYRMIPNIEEYNNLSNINKKNIMESIYVILAYFFQVCDIGKAPDKFNKN, from the coding sequence ATGATAATTGAAGAGAAAAAAGCTATATGTTTATTGCAATTTAGGCAAAGGTTATTATTTAGTAGTGGTCAAGAATTTGAGAATTTATTTACAACTTTAATGTATTTACTATATCCTAATGATTTTCAACAAGTAAAACCGCAAGGAAGGTATGGAGATGGTGGTAATGATGGATATATAAAAGGACAAGGTATATATTTTCAAGTATATTCTCCCGAAAAAATAGATCCAAAAAATACTAATAAAATAAAGAAAAAAATAGAGAAAGATTTAGAAAAATTAATAAATAATTGGGATAATTTAGAAAAAATTAAAGAATATAATTTTGTTTTTAATGATAATTTTGAAAATATAGATTTAACTACAAATCAATTTTTTATAGAATTACAAAATAAATATCAAAATATTGATATTAATATAAAAACTTCACACTGGATTATTAACAAGTTTGCAGATTTATCACTAGAAAAGCAGTTATATATACTAGAGCATATTCCATTAAATATTGAAGGTTTTGATTTTATAAAATTAGATCTATTTGGAAATGTAATAAAATACATAATTAATAATATTCAAATACCAAATAATATACATAGTATATTAGAAGCACCAGATTTTGATGAAAAAATAAAAGTTAATGGATTAAAAGATTTTAAAATATTACTACAAAATGCATATTTACAAACTAATATTTTGGATGATTTTTATAAATCAAATCCAGAAGATAAAATGATATTGCAAAAAAAAGTTATAAATTTATATAAAGAAGAGCTATATAATTCTATAAATTATACTTCATTAGATAGTGTATTTTATAAAATATCATATAGAATGATTCCTAATATAGAGGAATATAATAATTTAAGTAATATAAATAAAAAAAATATTATGGAGTCCATATATGTTATTTTAGCATATTTTTTTCAGGTATGTGATATTGGTAAAGCACCTGATAAATTTAATAAAAACTAA
- a CDS encoding class II fructose-bisphosphate aldolase, translating into MVKFSDLGLVNSRELFKKAISGGYAIPAFNFNNMEQLQAIVQACVETKSPVIIQVSSGARKYANQTLLRYMAQGAVEYAKELGVNVPIVLHLDHGDSLELCKSCIEYGFSSVMIDGSHYDYNKNVELTRSVVEYAHKYDVTVEGELGVLAGVEDDVSAEHHTYTQPEEVEDFVKKTGVDSLAISIGTSHGAYKFKPGQNPEIRLDILKEIEKKIPGFPIVLHGSSSVPQEYVKMINEYGGKLDDAIGIPEEQLREASKSAVCKINIDSDSRLAMTAAIRKVFHDNPKEFDPRKYLGPARDEMKKLYMHKINNVLGSNGKI; encoded by the coding sequence ATGGTTAAATTCTCAGATTTAGGACTTGTTAATAGCAGAGAACTTTTTAAAAAAGCTATAAGTGGGGGTTATGCAATACCAGCTTTTAACTTTAATAATATGGAACAACTTCAAGCTATAGTACAAGCTTGTGTAGAAACTAAAAGTCCTGTTATAATTCAAGTATCTTCTGGTGCAAGAAAATATGCTAATCAAACTCTTTTAAGATATATGGCTCAAGGAGCTGTTGAGTATGCTAAAGAATTAGGCGTTAATGTACCTATAGTTTTGCACCTAGACCATGGCGACAGCTTAGAACTTTGTAAAAGCTGTATAGAATATGGTTTCTCTTCTGTTATGATAGACGGAAGCCATTATGATTACAATAAAAATGTTGAACTTACTAGAAGTGTTGTTGAATATGCTCATAAATATGATGTTACTGTAGAAGGTGAATTAGGAGTTCTTGCTGGTGTTGAAGATGATGTTTCTGCTGAACATCATACTTATACTCAGCCTGAAGAAGTAGAAGATTTCGTTAAAAAAACAGGAGTTGATTCTCTTGCTATTTCTATAGGTACTAGTCATGGTGCTTATAAGTTCAAACCTGGTCAAAATCCTGAAATAAGATTAGATATACTTAAAGAAATTGAGAAAAAAATTCCTGGTTTCCCTATAGTTTTACATGGTTCTTCAAGCGTGCCTCAGGAATATGTAAAAATGATTAATGAATACGGCGGTAAATTAGATGATGCTATAGGTATTCCAGAAGAGCAATTAAGAGAAGCTTCAAAAAGTGCTGTTTGTAAAATAAATATAGACAGCGACTCAAGACTTGCTATGACTGCTGCTATTAGAAAAGTATTTCATGATAATCCTAAAGAATTCGATCCTAGAAAATATTTAGGACCTGCACGTGATGAAATGAAAAAACTCTATATGCATAAAATCAATAATGTATTAGGATCTAATGGAAAAATATAA
- a CDS encoding DUF2326 domain-containing protein: MRLIKLTSNKKQFKDVHFKNKVGINIINAVRYNEYNNDIDDSKYTYNGLGKSLIINLIDFCLGSKKIKEFEKKLNDWSFILYFSINDIEHKIERYCNNQDIILFDGKEYKYDEIHSILSDKLFNEKLPKSISFRSIISRFLRTPTKEGYSNIFKPNTTKETDYLSLLNTSYLLGIETRFIEDKFNLKKFKKDETNKLTNLEKYEHDNIKEYIDNIDNLNKSKIKIEKKDLENKITELESKLEDYEVAENYNSIQIDADNFTIELRKIENEITICTNILKQIENSLNIKLDVSLKELENLFNEVKFIFPDKVKKQIKDVEIFHKKIISERINRLENEKNSYNKKINELCEKRKLIAIKRDRCMKYLGTHKALEEYEAMQKKLLELINIRDNLDKYLNIINKKESINERYKEKSIELDKETKQYIDENKISDHLTSEFRKLSSRFYEDKAGGIIVELNNGNNQLRFNIDITIDDDASAGIYQVKLFCFDILLSILRKHNIDFIFHDSQLFSDMDPRQRLTALKTINDIAEKYNIQYICNFNNDLLNFSNKDISNEEKQKLITDNIILELTDQDDSHKLLGEKISINLGK, translated from the coding sequence ATGCGATTAATAAAATTAACTTCAAATAAGAAACAATTTAAAGATGTTCATTTTAAAAATAAAGTAGGAATTAATATAATAAATGCCGTACGTTATAATGAATATAACAATGATATAGACGATTCTAAATATACATACAATGGATTAGGAAAATCTCTAATAATAAATTTAATAGACTTTTGTCTTGGTTCAAAAAAAATAAAAGAATTTGAAAAGAAACTAAATGACTGGTCATTTATATTATATTTTTCTATAAATGATATTGAACATAAAATAGAACGATATTGCAATAATCAAGATATAATATTATTTGATGGAAAAGAATATAAATATGATGAAATACACTCTATTTTATCTGATAAACTATTTAATGAAAAACTTCCTAAGAGCATTAGTTTTCGTTCAATTATATCACGATTTTTAAGAACTCCTACAAAAGAAGGGTATTCAAATATATTTAAACCAAATACTACTAAAGAAACTGACTATTTATCATTGTTAAATACATCATACTTATTGGGTATAGAAACTAGGTTTATAGAAGATAAATTTAATTTAAAGAAATTTAAAAAAGATGAAACTAACAAGCTAACTAATTTAGAAAAATATGAACATGATAATATAAAAGAATATATAGATAATATAGATAATTTAAATAAATCTAAGATAAAAATAGAAAAAAAAGATTTAGAAAATAAAATTACAGAATTAGAAAGTAAATTGGAAGATTATGAAGTAGCAGAAAATTACAATAGTATACAGATAGATGCTGATAATTTCACTATAGAATTAAGAAAAATAGAAAATGAGATAACTATATGTACAAACATATTAAAACAAATAGAAAATTCTTTAAATATTAAACTTGATGTTTCTTTAAAAGAATTAGAAAATCTTTTTAATGAAGTGAAATTTATATTTCCAGACAAAGTAAAAAAACAAATAAAAGATGTAGAGATATTTCATAAAAAAATTATAAGTGAAAGAATAAATAGATTAGAAAATGAAAAAAACTCTTACAATAAAAAAATAAATGAACTATGTGAAAAAAGAAAATTAATAGCTATAAAACGAGATAGATGTATGAAATATCTTGGAACACATAAAGCTCTTGAAGAATATGAAGCAATGCAAAAAAAATTGTTGGAGCTTATTAATATAAGAGATAATTTAGATAAATATTTGAATATTATTAATAAAAAAGAATCCATAAATGAGAGATATAAAGAAAAAAGTATTGAATTAGATAAAGAAACTAAACAATATATAGATGAAAATAAAATTTCAGATCATTTAACATCAGAATTTAGAAAACTATCTAGTAGATTTTATGAAGATAAAGCAGGTGGTATAATAGTAGAATTAAATAATGGAAATAATCAACTACGTTTTAATATAGATATAACCATTGATGATGATGCTTCTGCTGGTATATATCAAGTTAAACTATTTTGTTTTGATATATTGTTATCAATATTACGAAAGCATAATATTGATTTTATATTTCATGATTCACAATTATTTTCTGATATGGATCCAAGGCAAAGATTAACAGCATTAAAGACAATTAATGACATAGCTGAAAAATATAATATACAATATATATGTAATTTTAATAATGATCTATTAAATTTTTCAAATAAAGATATAAGTAATGAAGAAAAACAAAAACTTATAACAGATAATATAATATTAGAATTAACAGATCAAGATGATTCTCATAAGTTACTTGGAGAAAAAATATCAATAAATTTAGGAAAATAG
- a CDS encoding ABC-three component system middle component 6, translating to MAILPNKHLKMYESLIFLSGLILKMLSNPTSIENIWQNVNKINKNKKYNTIYSFDKVIKAVDMLYIIGLININKDGLLEKCD from the coding sequence ATGGCAATATTACCAAATAAACATTTAAAAATGTATGAAAGCTTGATATTTTTATCAGGTCTTATTCTAAAGATGTTATCTAATCCAACAAGTATCGAGAATATTTGGCAAAATGTTAATAAAATTAATAAAAATAAAAAATATAATACTATTTATTCCTTTGATAAAGTTATAAAAGCTGTAGATATGCTTTATATAATAGGATTAATTAATATAAATAAAGATGGGTTATTAGAAAAATGCGATTAA
- a CDS encoding HNH endonuclease signature motif containing protein, which translates to MRSDEKAYKRYQSKKWRAFRESFLKENPLCKNFEECHNFAEHVDHIKRIESEDDPLFYDKSNLQALCKRCHSRKTAKEDGAFGNKKKDY; encoded by the coding sequence ATGAGAAGTGATGAAAAAGCATATAAAAGATATCAAAGCAAAAAATGGCGTGCTTTTAGAGAAAGTTTTTTGAAAGAAAATCCGCTTTGCAAAAACTTTGAGGAATGCCATAACTTTGCTGAACATGTGGACCATATAAAAAGAATAGAAAGCGAAGATGATCCTCTGTTCTATGATAAAAGCAACCTGCAGGCTTTATGCAAAAGGTGTCATAGCAGAAAGACAGCAAAAGAAGATGGAGCTTTTGGAAATAAAAAGAAAGATTATTAA
- a CDS encoding DUF6290 family protein — protein sequence MDNKKNSWGGARANTGGAREGSGRKRITEDRLDIKLYMRVSEKEQLLIKEKAEQNNVSVSQYIRDAVLKELNI from the coding sequence ATGGATAATAAAAAAAATAGCTGGGGTGGTGCTAGAGCAAATACAGGCGGAGCTCGTGAAGGTTCAGGCAGAAAAAGAATAACAGAAGATAGGCTTGACATTAAATTATATATGCGTGTTAGTGAAAAAGAACAGCTCCTAATAAAAGAAAAAGCAGAACAGAATAATGTCAGTGTATCTCAATATATTAGAGATGCTGTATTAAAAGAATTAAATATATAA
- a CDS encoding group-specific protein, translating into MMVYQIGSISFGIFSVICIFISITSKNDIAKAFYLLCFFLSNIAALLCDILIKLNF; encoded by the coding sequence ATGATGGTTTATCAAATAGGTTCTATAAGTTTTGGAATATTTAGTGTTATATGTATTTTTATTAGTATAACATCAAAAAATGATATAGCTAAGGCTTTCTATTTACTTTGTTTCTTTTTATCAAATATTGCTGCTTTACTTTGTGATATATTAATAAAGCTAAACTTTTAA
- a CDS encoding AAA family ATPase, producing MMRIHKLQIADNGYCLQSYKKYLEELKKIARDGKDPKCTKCDEYGFLKVPDDLSFSGRRYSLPTMCDCVSDEKTKISEKIERIDNLIKTYNLVFGTLDNEMTLYIFAKRFNQTDLINSIKKYLNVGSTMSLYFRGKSGTGKTTMLKMLWQIYVINNIKVMYMKASHFEDLHKNLFNQNAKDKDMKATIDKKIDNAKNADIIMIDDIDSVGFHYAIDGYYKIFDNIRSGEKTVILTSNKSYDDLLKSLNKKTDSEYMKGRLTSRLLNLKIIEIEMQKYKELITA from the coding sequence ATGATGCGTATTCACAAATTGCAAATTGCGGATAACGGATATTGTCTGCAAAGCTATAAAAAATATTTGGAAGAATTAAAAAAAATAGCAAGGGACGGAAAAGACCCAAAATGTACTAAATGCGATGAGTATGGATTTCTAAAAGTTCCAGATGATTTAAGTTTTTCAGGAAGACGATACAGTCTGCCTACTATGTGCGACTGTGTAAGCGATGAAAAAACTAAAATATCAGAAAAGATAGAAAGAATTGATAATCTTATAAAAACATATAATTTAGTATTCGGCACATTAGATAATGAAATGACTTTATATATTTTTGCAAAAAGATTTAATCAAACTGATCTGATTAATTCTATAAAAAAATATTTGAATGTAGGAAGTACAATGTCATTATATTTCAGAGGGAAGAGCGGAACAGGTAAAACTACAATGCTAAAAATGTTATGGCAGATATATGTTATTAATAACATCAAAGTAATGTATATGAAGGCTAGCCATTTTGAAGATTTGCATAAAAACTTATTTAATCAAAATGCTAAAGATAAAGATATGAAAGCCACTATTGATAAAAAAATAGATAATGCCAAAAATGCAGATATTATTATGATAGATGATATTGACAGCGTAGGCTTTCATTATGCCATAGATGGATACTATAAAATATTTGATAATATAAGAAGCGGAGAAAAAACTGTAATACTGACATCAAATAAAAGCTATGATGATTTATTAAAGAGTTTGAATAAAAAAACTGATTCTGAATATATGAAAGGCAGACTTACAAGCAGACTATTAAACTTAAAAATTATAGAAATAGAAATGCAGAAGTATAAAGAATTAATAACTGCTTAA
- a CDS encoding GmrSD restriction endonuclease domain-containing protein produces the protein MARRKKKKSSPLFILFILLIAAGYYYYNNIYNKKEISKTEKSEKETVTRYNRDDWGDWADEDNDGLNTRHEVLARESLIKPVISNNRVISGKWYDKFTGKYFTNARDLDIDHLVPLKNAHISGASNWSKEKKNEYYNYMKNENHLIAVSKGANRSKGDKSPVEWLPPNEEYQCEYVREWYKIKTD, from the coding sequence ATGGCAAGAAGAAAAAAGAAAAAATCATCTCCTTTATTTATATTATTTATTTTATTAATAGCAGCAGGATACTATTATTATAATAATATATACAATAAAAAAGAAATATCAAAAACAGAAAAGTCAGAAAAAGAAACAGTTACAAGATACAACAGAGATGATTGGGGAGATTGGGCTGATGAGGATAATGACGGACTTAATACAAGGCATGAAGTATTAGCCAGAGAATCATTAATAAAACCTGTAATATCAAATAATAGAGTAATATCAGGAAAATGGTATGACAAGTTCACAGGAAAATATTTTACTAATGCTAGAGATTTAGATATAGATCATTTAGTGCCTTTAAAAAATGCTCATATAAGCGGTGCTAGTAATTGGAGCAAAGAAAAGAAAAATGAATATTATAATTATATGAAAAATGAAAATCACTTGATTGCTGTATCAAAAGGTGCAAATCGTTCAAAAGGCGATAAATCTCCTGTAGAATGGCTTCCTCCTAATGAAGAATATCAATGCGAATATGTAAGAGAATGGTATAAAATCAAAACAGATTGA
- a CDS encoding tyrosine-type recombinase/integrase has translation MASKSNNKLIAQNNNNIITEKQAELPLTAVSRLIKQANYLNILDYMKEEQLIKQIDYETEKENFFRQCSKTKSNHTKRQYRNGLNKLEEYCKMNNKNILFIKAREADDFITEVNSSELSNLSIRALVSSCSSFFSFLERRYPFMKNPFRGTKTRPPVKNKKRLEVPTKKEIELIIKDIADPLIKVAIIFIMECGVRVGALPKLEIRNNKYYSYSKGKEISWKVTDKVIKLLKQNNLSFNCPFKNKSSEVIRNIFYRSSKRLYEQGKIKAAYSIHDIRHYFAVTLYKQTKDIELIRQALNHSSIAITGIYLKSLEVE, from the coding sequence ATGGCTTCTAAAAGCAATAATAAATTAATAGCACAAAACAATAATAATATAATAACAGAAAAACAAGCGGAACTTCCGCTAACAGCGGTCAGTAGACTAATTAAGCAAGCTAACTACTTAAATATACTTGACTATATGAAAGAAGAGCAGCTTATTAAACAGATAGATTATGAAACAGAAAAAGAAAACTTTTTTAGGCAATGTTCAAAAACAAAAAGCAATCACACAAAAAGACAATATAGAAACGGACTTAATAAACTAGAGGAATACTGCAAAATGAATAACAAAAATATTTTATTTATTAAAGCAAGAGAAGCTGATGATTTTATAACGGAAGTCAATTCAAGTGAACTTTCTAATTTAAGTATACGTGCATTAGTTTCTTCCTGTTCCTCTTTCTTTTCTTTTTTAGAGAGAAGATATCCATTTATGAAAAATCCTTTTAGAGGAACAAAAACTCGTCCGCCTGTGAAAAATAAAAAACGTTTGGAAGTACCTACTAAAAAAGAAATTGAATTAATAATTAAAGATATAGCAGATCCTCTTATAAAAGTGGCCATCATTTTTATAATGGAATGCGGTGTGCGTGTTGGTGCTTTACCTAAATTAGAAATCAGAAACAACAAATATTATTCTTATTCTAAAGGAAAAGAAATAAGCTGGAAAGTTACTGACAAAGTTATTAAATTATTAAAACAGAATAATCTTTCTTTTAATTGTCCTTTCAAAAATAAAAGTTCTGAAGTGATAAGAAATATTTTTTATAGGAGTTCAAAGCGTTTATATGAACAAGGTAAAATAAAAGCTGCCTACTCTATACATGATATAAGGCATTATTTTGCTGTTACCCTATATAAACAAACCAAAGACATAGAACTCATTAGACAGGCATTAAATCATAGCAGTATAGCTATAACAGGAATATACTTAAAAAGTTTGGAGGTAGAATAA
- a CDS encoding SAM hydrolase/SAM-dependent halogenase family protein, with protein MKKYILIISLFVMLMSCERQIGKSPLALQTDFGRKDNAVASMYGVALTVDKDLKVYDLTHEIPAFNIWEAALRLDQTARYWPEGTVFVNVVDPGVGTERKSVVMKTTNNYYFVTPDNGSLTFVAESLGIEEVREIDEAVNRLTNSQESYTFHGRDVYVYTGARLASKQITFEQVGKSLGTNITKIDYQKPRFENGKFFANIPILDIQYGNVWSSLPRQLMLDNGVQVGDILNVSIYNEGNLIWNGDVKLVNTFGDAAEGDNMAYFNSELNFSVAVNMGNFSDKYKVYSGPNWSMEIIKK; from the coding sequence ATGAAAAAATATATATTAATAATATCATTATTTGTCATGCTTATGTCATGCGAAAGACAAATTGGTAAATCTCCGCTTGCACTTCAAACAGATTTCGGAAGAAAGGACAATGCTGTTGCAAGTATGTATGGAGTAGCTTTAACTGTAGATAAAGATTTAAAAGTTTATGATCTTACACATGAAATACCCGCATTTAATATATGGGAAGCCGCTTTGAGATTAGATCAAACTGCTAGATATTGGCCCGAAGGTACAGTATTTGTTAATGTTGTAGACCCCGGAGTTGGTACAGAAAGAAAATCAGTTGTTATGAAAACTACTAATAACTATTATTTTGTAACACCTGATAACGGCTCTTTAACTTTTGTTGCTGAAAGTTTAGGAATAGAAGAAGTAAGAGAAATTGATGAGGCAGTAAACAGACTTACTAACTCTCAGGAATCATACACTTTTCATGGCAGAGATGTTTATGTATATACAGGAGCAAGATTAGCCTCAAAACAAATAACTTTTGAACAAGTTGGAAAGTCATTAGGAACTAATATAACAAAAATAGATTATCAAAAACCAAGATTTGAAAATGGTAAATTCTTTGCTAATATACCTATACTAGATATTCAGTATGGAAATGTATGGTCTTCACTTCCTCGTCAATTAATGCTTGACAATGGAGTACAGGTTGGAGATATTTTAAATGTTTCTATATACAATGAAGGAAATTTAATATGGAATGGTGATGTTAAGCTTGTTAATACTTTTGGAGATGCAGCTGAAGGTGATAATATGGCATATTTTAATTCAGAACTTAATTTCTCTGTTGCTGTTAATATGGGAAATTTCTCTGATAAGTACAAAGTTTACAGCGGACCTAATTGGAGTATGGAAATAATAAAAAAATAA
- the thrS gene encoding threonine--tRNA ligase encodes MSKINYLGQSYDLSNGESLLDFLKKNAKKDSKDAVAAKFNGTEVDLTYTPEIDGDLELILTTTDEGLEVLRHSTSHLMAQAVRRLYPNTQVTIGPAIKDGFYYDFDAEKPFTEEDLPKIEDEMKKIIKENIPVVRKVMNKNEAIEYFKKANEPYKVEIIEGIDADTVSFYEQGDFIDLCRGPHVPSTGYIKSYKLMSVAGSYWRGDSNNKMLSRIYGTAFESKEALDKYLKKLKEAKERDHRKLGKELNLFSFHEEGPGFPFWHPRGMIIYKAVESYIRNENDKRGYVEIKTPAILNEELWHRSGHWDNYKENMYFTEIDETKYAVKPMNCPGGLIVYNSNIHSYRDLPLRVAELGFVHRHELSGALHGLFRVRAFTQDDAHIFCTEDQLGDEIINTIEYYLSVYKDFGFENFEIFVSTRPTKSIGSDEIWELATKSLINALDKLKISYKINEGDGAFYGPKIDFNIKDVLDRNWQCGTLQVDFSLPMRFEISYEGKDGRKHTPVMLHRAILGSMERFIGILVEHYNGKFPLWLSPLQVAVVNVLDEKSQIDRVNEVAKALKDAGFRVETDEGNENLGTKIKKYRLQRTPYTVIIGAEEVSNGKLSIRTRSSQEIKDMDLNEFIEKLKKESKERMNDSIFTTK; translated from the coding sequence ATGTCAAAAATTAATTATTTGGGACAGTCTTATGATTTGTCCAATGGAGAGTCTTTACTAGACTTCCTTAAAAAAAATGCTAAAAAAGATTCCAAAGATGCAGTAGCTGCTAAATTTAATGGAACAGAAGTTGACCTTACATATACGCCTGAAATAGACGGCGATTTAGAATTGATACTTACAACCACCGATGAAGGTCTTGAAGTTTTAAGACACTCTACAAGCCACTTAATGGCTCAGGCTGTTAGAAGACTTTATCCTAATACTCAGGTTACTATAGGTCCTGCTATTAAAGATGGATTTTACTATGACTTTGATGCAGAAAAACCTTTTACAGAAGAAGACCTTCCGAAAATAGAAGATGAAATGAAAAAAATCATCAAAGAAAATATACCTGTAGTAAGAAAAGTTATGAATAAAAATGAGGCTATAGAGTATTTCAAAAAAGCAAATGAGCCTTATAAAGTTGAAATTATAGAAGGTATAGATGCTGATACAGTATCTTTTTATGAACAGGGAGATTTTATAGATCTTTGCCGCGGTCCTCATGTTCCTTCTACAGGATATATAAAATCATATAAACTTATGTCTGTAGCCGGAAGTTATTGGAGAGGGGATTCTAATAATAAAATGCTTTCTCGTATATACGGAACTGCATTTGAAAGTAAAGAAGCTTTAGATAAATATCTCAAAAAACTCAAAGAAGCTAAAGAAAGAGATCATAGAAAATTAGGTAAAGAACTTAATTTATTTAGTTTTCATGAGGAAGGTCCCGGTTTTCCTTTCTGGCATCCTAGAGGAATGATCATTTATAAAGCAGTAGAATCATATATAAGAAATGAAAATGATAAACGCGGATATGTTGAGATAAAAACTCCTGCTATACTTAATGAAGAATTATGGCATAGAAGCGGACACTGGGATAATTATAAAGAAAATATGTATTTTACAGAGATTGATGAAACTAAATACGCTGTAAAACCTATGAACTGTCCGGGCGGTTTGATTGTTTATAATTCTAATATACATAGCTATAGAGATTTGCCTTTAAGAGTTGCTGAATTAGGTTTTGTTCATAGACATGAGCTTTCAGGAGCTTTGCATGGACTTTTTAGAGTTAGAGCATTTACTCAAGATGATGCCCATATATTCTGTACTGAAGATCAGCTAGGCGATGAGATTATTAATACTATTGAATATTATTTATCTGTATATAAAGACTTTGGTTTCGAGAACTTTGAAATATTTGTTTCTACTAGACCAACCAAATCAATCGGAAGCGATGAGATTTGGGAGCTTGCTACTAAGTCATTGATTAATGCTTTAGATAAATTAAAAATAAGCTATAAAATTAATGAAGGAGATGGGGCTTTCTATGGTCCTAAGATAGATTTTAATATTAAAGATGTTCTTGACAGAAACTGGCAATGCGGTACTTTACAGGTTGACTTCTCACTTCCTATGAGATTTGAAATAAGCTATGAAGGTAAAGACGGCAGAAAACATACTCCTGTAATGCTTCACAGAGCTATACTTGGATCAATGGAGCGTTTTATAGGTATATTAGTTGAGCATTATAATGGTAAATTCCCATTGTGGCTTTCACCTTTACAAGTAGCTGTTGTTAATGTACTTGATGAAAAATCTCAGATTGACAGAGTTAATGAAGTGGCTAAAGCATTAAAAGATGCAGGATTTAGAGTAGAAACAGATGAAGGAAATGAAAATTTAGGTACTAAGATTAAAAAATACCGCTTGCAAAGAACTCCGTATACAGTTATAATAGGAGCAGAAGAAGTTTCTAATGGAAAGTTATCTATCAGAACTCGTTCTTCGCAAGAAATTAAAGATATGGATTTAAATGAGTTTATAGAGAAACTCAAAAAAGAATCTAAGGAGAGAATGAATGATTCTATATTTACTACTAAATGA
- a CDS encoding N-6 DNA methylase codes for MNKLKSSKYKNLYNILKNVSYKHTIAKVFYDFIAMTALNIAIGISLNMEDKEKRIEQFKKIAVTYDENEMEFFNAFKLGLVNEYQSNRYQDVLGVLFQELELKNDFKGQFFTPYELSYCMNKINFDKSLLESKSFIYCNEPAAGSGGIVIASCQIVEELGYNYAEKLIWNINDLDLMCVYMSFIQLNLIGASALIQHCNTLSMEVFDRFYTLGYILNRCGERLRIEKKCNKMLELIKDI; via the coding sequence ATGAATAAATTAAAATCATCTAAATATAAAAATCTGTATAACATATTAAAGAATGTTTCTTATAAACATACAATAGCTAAAGTATTTTATGATTTTATAGCTATGACAGCATTAAATATTGCAATAGGAATAAGTCTTAATATGGAAGATAAGGAAAAAAGAATAGAACAATTTAAAAAAATTGCTGTTACTTATGATGAAAATGAAATGGAGTTTTTTAACGCATTTAAATTAGGATTAGTAAATGAATACCAGAGTAACAGATATCAGGATGTATTAGGAGTTTTATTTCAAGAACTTGAATTAAAAAATGATTTCAAAGGTCAATTTTTCACACCTTATGAATTATCATACTGTATGAATAAAATTAATTTTGATAAATCATTATTGGAAAGTAAATCTTTTATTTACTGCAATGAACCAGCAGCAGGAAGCGGAGGAATTGTTATAGCTTCATGTCAGATAGTAGAAGAATTAGGCTATAATTATGCAGAAAAATTAATATGGAATATTAATGATTTAGATTTGATGTGCGTATATATGTCATTTATACAATTAAACCTAATAGGAGCTTCTGCTTTAATACAGCATTGCAATACATTAAGTATGGAAGTTTTTGATAGGTTTTATACACTCGGATATATTTTAAATAGATGCGGTGAAAGACTTCGGATAGAAAAAAAGTGCAATAAAATGTTGGAATTAATAAAAGATATATAA